CATCTCGAGGTCGAACATGGTGCGCTGTTCCAGGCGCTGCGACTCGAGGATGCGGCCCGCCGCATTGAACTCGCCGAGACGGATGCGCAGGTCTTCCTTGATGCGCATGGCCGCCTGCTCCAGCGTCGGCTTGGGCGTCACGTAATGCGAGTTGGAATAGACCTTCACGCTCTGCAGCTCGGCGCGCTTCTGCCCGGTCAGTGGATCGAATTCGGTGATCGCCTCCACCTCGTCGCCGAACAGCGAGAAGCGCCAGGCCCGGTCATCGAGATGCGACGGAAACAGTTCGATCGTATCTCCCCGCACCCGGAAAGTGCCGCGCACGAAATTCTGGTCGTTGCGCTTGTAGTGCAGCGCCACGAGATCAGCGAGCAGCTGCCGCTGCGGAAAGCGCGCCCCCTTCTTGATGGCGAAGGTCATGGCCGAATAGGTTTCCACGTCACCGATGCCGTAGATGCAGGAGACGGAGGCCACCACGACAACATCATCACGTTCCAGCAGCGCCCGCGTGGCCGAGTGGCGCATGCGGTCGATCTGCTCGTTGATGGAACTTTCCTTCTCGATGTAGGTGTCGGTGCGCGCCACGTAGGCTTCGGGCGTGTAGTAGTCGTAGTAGGAAACGAAATATTCCACCGCGTTGTTGGGGAAGAAGCTCTGGAACTCGCCGTAGAGCTGCGCCGCCAGCGTCTTGTTGGGCGCGAGGATCAGCGCCGGGCGGTTGGTGCGCGCGATCACCTGCGCCATGGTGTAGGTCTTGCCGGAACCGGTGACGCCGAGCAGAACCTGGTCACGCTCGGCGGCATTGGCGCCATTCACCAGCTCGGCGATGGCCGTGGGCTGGTCGCCCTTGGGTTCGTATTCGGAAACAAGCTGGAAGCGCTGCCCGCCTTCCGATTTTGGTGGCTTGGGCGGCTTCTGCGGGGTGAAATGGGCAAGCGGCACGAAATCCGGCCGCAGCGACTCCAAGCCCGCCCGCGCGCTCTCCGGCAACACCGGAACGCCCTCCAACCGGGCCTGCGGCATCTCCGCAAACCCACCCTCCTGCCGAGAATGACCCATGGGCAGGGATATAGGGGTTCAAGCGGGATGGTGGAAGGGCGGGTGCTGACAGGGGGTGACAGGAGGGGGAAAATTCGGTTCACAAAGCGAGTACAGTCCCTTGAAGCCTATTTCTTGAATTTTTCCTTTCGATGCCACTCCAGATAGGCAGGATGCGGCGCGTGTGCCACGTTCACCGGAACTTTAGCTTTCATATCCTTGTTCAGGAAATGGGACACATCTTCATTGAGGTGGCGAGAAACAAGAATTGTTAGGTCATCCGCCAAGGATAACATTCCCCTGTCGAACATCCAGTGGACCGTTCCTGACAGTGCCAGCCCATTTCTGATCCAGTCATTTCCACCGTTTTCAACTGGGCGGATATGCGCAGCTTCGACTTCTGGTCTTCCGCGACCATTTATGAGTTTGAGGTTTGTGAAAGCGCAAGTCCGATCATAGGCTACACGTACATTTTGCCGAAATTTGATATCGCGCCATTTTCGGCGAGTCAGCAATTCCACAACTGGTCGATCAAACTCCGCATCTATGATTTCTGGCTGAGGCGATTCTGAAAATGCGTCCATATGATTGGCATAGTCAGGGGCATTGCGATCTGGCCAAGCCTCCGGAGTCGAGAGGCCGGCACTTACAATGGTCGCAAATTCGGCATCCTCAAGCATGCGGACTGCTTGAACTTTGTAACCTTGATTGATAATGCCACTACGTTCGACCAGGCGGCGCTCAAAACCACCACCCTCCTTGTATTCCACAGGTCGGTCAAAATCGATGTAGTAGTCCAGAAAAGCATAGTGAAGGCCTGCATGTTCCAGATCAGGCTCAACTGATTTCACCAGAGCAATGCCCGTATAGTAACGCCCCCGTAAACCTTTCACCGGGCCATAGTACACAATCCAATCATTCAAAGACTTCGCGACTCGCGAAAGATAGGATTGGGGGAAATGATATTTGATCCCCGTCTCATCCTTATATCCGCTGTCAGGCTTGTGATAGAAAACTGCTTTCATCGCCCTGTTGAATTCTCAGAACCGAAATCTGGCAATTGCTTTGGCCATTGCTAAGCAGGCTAAGCAACTTAAGAGGGCAGATCAATGGTCGCCGAGACCGTGTTCAACATTAGTTGGAATCGGAAGAAAAAATTTCAATTTTCCGTCACCCAGACGTCAGGACGAGTCCCGGGTTCCAGGTGTCGCGGCGGTTGAAAGTCTGGATTTTGCCTGCCGTCAGCATGACGGATGAGCCGGAGCCAGCCGAAGGGCGTGCGCCCTACAACCTCGCCGCTTCCGCCAGGGCCTTTTTCATTTCCGGCAGCAATTCCCCATTGGCGGCGATGTAGCCGCCGGTGTGGAGGGGGTCGCCATCGCTCTTGAGGGCGGAGACGAAGCCGCCGGATTCGCGGATGAACAGCAGGCCGGCCGCCATGTCCCAGGCGTTGAGGCCATCGCACCAGGCGGCATCGAGGCGGCCGCAGGCGACCCAGGCGAGTTCGATTGCCGTCGAGCCGAGCACGCGCAGGCCCATGGTGCGGG
The nucleotide sequence above comes from Hyphomicrobiales bacterium. Encoded proteins:
- a CDS encoding HNH endonuclease; the encoded protein is MKAVFYHKPDSGYKDETGIKYHFPQSYLSRVAKSLNDWIVYYGPVKGLRGRYYTGIALVKSVEPDLEHAGLHYAFLDYYIDFDRPVEYKEGGGFERRLVERSGIINQGYKVQAVRMLEDAEFATIVSAGLSTPEAWPDRNAPDYANHMDAFSESPQPEIIDAEFDRPVVELLTRRKWRDIKFRQNVRVAYDRTCAFTNLKLINGRGRPEVEAAHIRPVENGGNDWIRNGLALSGTVHWMFDRGMLSLADDLTILVSRHLNEDVSHFLNKDMKAKVPVNVAHAPHPAYLEWHRKEKFKK